CAAGATCTTCGCGGACGCCGGTGCGCACGTCGACACCAGCTGGCGGTGGGGGCCCGGCGTGGACACCCTCTACCAGCGGCTCGGCGACGCCTTCACCGACGCGCTCGCCGACGGCAGTTCCTTCCGCTCGGTCCTGACGAAGGTGCAGGGCCAGACCCTCGCCGACCTCAAGGGCAAGGGCCTGAAGGTGGAGAGCGGCGGGTGAGCCGGGACACCCTGAGCCGGCCGGAGCCGGTCACCCCGCGGCGGGCCCGCCGGGAAACCCGCGGCCCCCGGCGCCGCGCCTCCCGCACCGGGGCCCGCAACGCCCGTGCCGCGGCCGCGTTCGTCCTGCCCTTCTTCGCCCTCTTCGCGCTCTGCTTCCTCGCCCCGATCGGCTACGCCCTCCACCAGAGCCTGTTCACGACCGAACGGACCGGCCCGCTCGGCCTCGGCGGCCAGGAACGCGAGGTCTTCGCCGGCCTCGCCAACTACGCCCAGGCGCTCTCCGACGACCGGTTCCTGACCGGCTTCGGCCGGGTGCTGGCCTTCGGCGCCGTCCAGATCCCGCTGATGATCGTGCTCGCCACCGCCCTGGCACTGCTGCTGGAGAGCGCGAGCGCCCGCGCCGTCCCCTTCTTCCGCAGCGCCTTCTTCCTGCCGTACGGCGTGCCCGGAGTGATCGCCTCGATCCTCTGGGGATTCCTGTACGTACCGGGCATCAGCCCGCTGGTGAAGATCGCCGGCTCCGTGGGCTGGGACCTCGACTTCCTCTCCCGTGGCACCGTCCTGTGGTCCCTCGCCAACATCGTGACCTGGCAGTTCACCGGCTACAACATGCTGGTGCTGATCGCCCAGCTCAAGGCCGTACCGGGGGAGTTGTACGAGGCGGCCCGGATCGACGGGGCGAACGCCTGGCAGGTCGCCCGGCACCTCAAGATCCCGCTGATCCGGCCGGCGCTGGTGCTCACCGGTGTCTTCAGCATCATCGGCACCCTCCAGCTCTTCGCCGAACCCATGGTGCTGCGCCCGCTGGCCTCCTCCATCGACTCCGGCTTCACCCCGAACCTGCACGCCTACAGCGAGGCGTTCGTCGGCAACAACCCGCATGCGGCGGCGGCCGAGGCGGTCCTGCTCGCGCTGGTGGCGTGCGTGCTGTCCTTCGGCTTCCTGCGGCTGGTCGGCGGACGCACCAAGGAGCGCGGATGACCCGGCCCCCGGTCCGCTACCGGATCATCACCGCCTCGCTGCTGACCATCGCCGCGCTCTACTTCCTGGTGCCCGTCTACTGGCTGACCGTCTCCGCCACCAAGAACAGCGCCGACCTCTTCGGCACCTTCGGATTCTGGTTCTCCGACCACCCGGACCCCGTCGGCCACCTCGTCGACGTCCTCACCTACGACCACGGCATCTACGCCCGCTGGTTCGCCAACTCCCTCTTTTACGCCGGGACCGGCGCGGTCTGCGCCACCCTGCTGTCCGCCGCGGCCGGCTATGCGCTGGCGAAATTCCCGTTCCGCGGCCGGGAGGCGCTCTTCAACGTGGTGCTCGCCGGGGTGCTGATCCCCGGCACCGCGCTGGCCCTGCCGCTCTACTTCCTCTTCAGCGCGATGGGCCTGTCCAACACCTACTGGGCGGTGCTGATCCCCAGC
This genomic stretch from Streptomyces nigrescens harbors:
- a CDS encoding carbohydrate ABC transporter permease, whose amino-acid sequence is MSRDTLSRPEPVTPRRARRETRGPRRRASRTGARNARAAAAFVLPFFALFALCFLAPIGYALHQSLFTTERTGPLGLGGQEREVFAGLANYAQALSDDRFLTGFGRVLAFGAVQIPLMIVLATALALLLESASARAVPFFRSAFFLPYGVPGVIASILWGFLYVPGISPLVKIAGSVGWDLDFLSRGTVLWSLANIVTWQFTGYNMLVLIAQLKAVPGELYEAARIDGANAWQVARHLKIPLIRPALVLTGVFSIIGTLQLFAEPMVLRPLASSIDSGFTPNLHAYSEAFVGNNPHAAAAEAVLLALVACVLSFGFLRLVGGRTKERG
- a CDS encoding carbohydrate ABC transporter permease, whose product is MTRPPVRYRIITASLLTIAALYFLVPVYWLTVSATKNSADLFGTFGFWFSDHPDPVGHLVDVLTYDHGIYARWFANSLFYAGTGAVCATLLSAAAGYALAKFPFRGREALFNVVLAGVLIPGTALALPLYFLFSAMGLSNTYWAVLIPSTVSPFGVYLCRIYAAAAVPDSLLEAARIDGAGEARIFGGLGLRLMTPALVTVFLFQFVHIWNNYFLPLVMLSDSGLYPIQLGLTSWTGYADRQPVLYQYTVGGAFLSVVPLMVLMTVLQRYWRTGLTEGSVKA